One Methylohalobius crimeensis 10Ki DNA segment encodes these proteins:
- the accD gene encoding acetyl-CoA carboxylase, carboxyltransferase subunit beta, producing MSWFQKLVPARIRTDGNRKGGVPEGLWSKCPACSAILYKAELERNQEVCPKCNHHMRISGRRRLHFFLDPEAREEIGEELRSVDPLRFKDTKKYKDRLAQAQKTTEESEALVVVRGLLQGRPLVAAAFNFAFMGGSMGSVVGERFVRGVDRALEDKIPLVVFTASGGARMQESLLSLFQMSKTSAALARLAGAGLPYISVMTDPTMGGVSASLAMLGDLNIAEPGALIGFAGPRVIEQTVREKLPEGFQRSEFLLKYGALDMIVDRRDLRDTLSSLLAMLAHTEPPAKVETPPAQAGYGADSESCEAETLLPTLPLDAPPPEGEGGEES from the coding sequence ATGAGTTGGTTCCAGAAACTGGTTCCGGCCCGGATTCGGACCGACGGAAACCGAAAAGGGGGGGTACCGGAAGGCCTGTGGAGCAAGTGTCCGGCGTGTAGCGCGATCCTGTACAAGGCCGAATTGGAGCGGAATCAGGAAGTTTGCCCCAAATGCAACCACCATATGCGGATTTCCGGCCGGCGGCGTTTGCATTTCTTTCTCGACCCGGAAGCGCGGGAAGAGATCGGCGAGGAGTTACGTTCGGTCGATCCTCTGAGATTCAAGGATACCAAGAAATACAAGGACCGCTTGGCTCAGGCGCAGAAAACCACCGAGGAATCCGAGGCGCTGGTGGTGGTGCGTGGCCTGCTGCAAGGGCGGCCTTTGGTGGCGGCGGCGTTCAATTTCGCCTTCATGGGCGGCTCCATGGGGTCGGTGGTGGGCGAGCGCTTCGTGCGCGGGGTCGATCGCGCCTTGGAGGACAAGATCCCCTTGGTGGTGTTCACCGCCAGCGGGGGGGCGCGAATGCAGGAATCCCTGCTGTCCCTGTTCCAAATGTCCAAGACATCGGCCGCTCTGGCACGTCTTGCGGGAGCGGGTCTGCCTTACATCTCGGTGATGACCGATCCCACCATGGGCGGGGTGTCGGCCAGCCTGGCGATGCTCGGGGATCTCAACATCGCCGAACCGGGGGCCTTGATCGGTTTCGCCGGTCCCCGGGTCATCGAGCAGACAGTGCGGGAAAAACTCCCGGAGGGATTTCAACGCAGCGAGTTCCTGCTCAAGTACGGCGCCCTGGATATGATCGTGGATCGACGCGATTTGCGCGATACCCTGTCCAGCTTGCTGGCGATGCTGGCTCACACCGAGCCTCCGGCCAAGGTGGAAACGCCGCCTGCGCAGGCCGGTTACGGCGCCGACTCGGAGAGCTGCGAAGCAGAAACCTTGTTGCCGACCTTGCCCCTGGATGCGCCACCGCCGGAAGGCGAGGGCGGCGAAGAATCCTGA
- a CDS encoding site-2 protease family protein, producing MESLTLAQKISVWVLPILFAITLHEVAHGVAARWFGDDTAKRLGRLSVNPLKHIDPVGTVAVPLIMLLLGGFIFGWAKPVPVDFGKLHRPKRDMALVALAGPGANLLMALGWSLLAKLGVWLEWSYISLPLIYMGAAGIFFNLVLMVLNLLPVPPLDGGRVLAGILPTRWSVKVAHLEPYGLPILLLLLVTGALGRILGPVIFSLQGVFFGLAGLA from the coding sequence ATGGAAAGTTTGACCTTGGCCCAGAAAATTTCCGTCTGGGTATTGCCGATTTTGTTCGCCATCACCTTGCACGAGGTCGCCCACGGGGTGGCGGCCCGGTGGTTCGGGGACGATACCGCCAAACGCTTGGGGCGCCTGAGCGTCAATCCGCTCAAACACATCGATCCGGTGGGCACCGTGGCGGTCCCTTTGATCATGCTGCTTTTGGGCGGCTTCATCTTCGGCTGGGCCAAGCCGGTGCCGGTGGATTTCGGAAAGCTGCATCGGCCCAAGCGGGATATGGCCCTCGTCGCCTTGGCCGGTCCCGGCGCCAATTTGCTGATGGCCCTGGGATGGTCGCTGCTGGCCAAGCTGGGAGTATGGCTGGAATGGTCCTATATCTCCTTGCCGCTGATCTACATGGGGGCGGCGGGGATTTTCTTCAATCTGGTTCTGATGGTGCTTAATCTCTTGCCGGTCCCGCCGTTGGACGGCGGACGCGTGCTGGCGGGGATCTTGCCGACCCGGTGGTCGGTGAAGGTGGCCCACTTGGAGCCTTACGGCCTGCCCATCTTGTTGTTGCTGTTGGTGACCGGAGCCCTGGGGCGGATTTTGGGGCCGGTGATTTTTTCTCTGCAGGGCGTCTTTTTCGGCTTGGCCGGGCTGGCATGA
- a CDS encoding phosphoribosylanthranilate isomerase: MARIRVKICGFTRIEDALAAAELGVDAIGLVFYPPSPRAVEVAQARRIALALPPFVTTVGLFVDAGAAAIEAVLRRVPLDLIQFHGNETPADCERLDRPYIKAIRMAEGVDLRREAERFESARGLLLDAYHPGVPGGTGKRFDWDLIPEDLPRPVILAGGLEAGNINAAIERVRPWAVDVSSGVERGKGIKDRAKMKAFLREVNDGDCT, translated from the coding sequence TTGGCGCGAATCCGAGTTAAAATCTGTGGGTTTACCCGCATCGAAGATGCGTTGGCGGCGGCGGAATTGGGGGTCGATGCCATCGGCTTGGTGTTTTATCCTCCCAGCCCGCGTGCGGTGGAAGTGGCGCAAGCGCGGCGGATCGCCCTCGCCCTGCCGCCGTTCGTGACCACGGTGGGGTTGTTCGTGGATGCCGGGGCGGCCGCGATCGAGGCCGTATTGCGGCGGGTGCCCCTGGATCTCATCCAGTTTCACGGCAATGAAACCCCGGCCGATTGCGAGCGTCTCGATCGGCCGTATATCAAGGCGATCCGCATGGCCGAGGGGGTCGATCTCCGCCGCGAGGCCGAGCGCTTCGAAAGTGCCCGGGGGTTGCTGCTCGACGCCTATCACCCGGGGGTGCCGGGGGGCACCGGAAAGCGTTTCGATTGGGACTTGATTCCGGAGGATCTGCCCCGGCCGGTGATCTTGGCCGGCGGCTTGGAAGCGGGCAATATCAACGCCGCCATCGAACGCGTCCGCCCGTGGGCGGTGGACGTCAGTTCCGGCGTGGAGCGCGGCAAGGGGATCAAAGACCGCGCCAAAATGAAAGCATTTTTACGAGAGGTGAATGATGGCGACTGCACCTGA
- the tsaB gene encoding tRNA (adenosine(37)-N6)-threonylcarbamoyltransferase complex dimerization subunit type 1 TsaB, with the protein MWSDFMRILAIETATEACSAALYLDGAVEERFQVAPRRHTHLILPMAEALLAEAGLTLSALDGLAFGRGPGSFTGLRIAAGVIQGLAFGADLPVAPVSTLAALAWQVFDEGAADCALAALDARMGEVYWGIYRRRWEPGKVGFGDADNLAGQPGWTHFSAQMCEARKAKHQNPSVGASSPHPCGEDPETHLPGLLDAVVPNSVIAPERVSIPADVGGVGIGPGWETYGEVLTRRVGAQRLVQVWPERLPRAEGVARLAVEALASGKAVAPEQALPVYLRDRVAKAAQTGQTTG; encoded by the coding sequence ATGTGGAGCGATTTTATGCGGATTCTGGCGATTGAAACCGCCACCGAGGCGTGTTCGGCGGCGCTGTATTTGGACGGGGCGGTGGAAGAGCGGTTCCAGGTGGCGCCGCGCCGGCATACCCATTTGATCCTGCCCATGGCGGAGGCGTTGCTGGCGGAAGCGGGACTGACGTTGTCCGCGCTGGATGGTTTGGCCTTCGGGCGCGGCCCCGGGTCCTTCACCGGGCTTCGCATCGCGGCCGGGGTGATTCAAGGGCTGGCGTTCGGGGCGGATTTGCCGGTGGCGCCGGTGTCGACCTTGGCGGCGTTGGCTTGGCAGGTATTCGACGAAGGGGCGGCCGATTGCGCCTTGGCCGCGCTGGATGCGCGCATGGGGGAGGTGTATTGGGGAATATATCGACGGCGGTGGGAGCCCGGGAAGGTGGGTTTCGGGGACGCCGACAACCTGGCAGGACAGCCAGGTTGGACGCACTTCAGTGCGCAAATGTGCGAAGCCAGGAAGGCGAAGCATCAAAACCCGTCCGTGGGGGCTTCATCGCCGCATCCTTGCGGCGAAGACCCCGAAACCCACCTTCCCGGGCTCCTTGATGCCGTTGTCCCTAACTCGGTAATCGCCCCTGAGAGGGTGTCGATTCCGGCTGATGTCGGGGGGGTCGGCATCGGCCCCGGCTGGGAGACTTACGGTGAGGTGTTGACCCGGCGGGTGGGAGCGCAGCGGTTGGTTCAGGTATGGCCGGAGCGGCTGCCCCGGGCCGAAGGGGTGGCCCGGTTGGCGGTGGAGGCGCTGGCGAGCGGTAAAGCCGTGGCGCCGGAGCAGGCATTGCCGGTGTATTTGCGCGATCGGGTGGCGAAAGCGGCGCAAACCGGCCAGACAACCGGTTAA
- the folC gene encoding bifunctional tetrahydrofolate synthase/dihydrofolate synthase has protein sequence MRFACLNDWLVWQQSFHPRSIDLGLERVRRVFETLRPDYRPPVTITVGGTNGKGSCVAMLEAILKAAGVSVGAYTSPHILDYNERIRIDGLPVSDQAIVDVFARIDEARGDISLSFFEFATLAALELFALAEVQVQLLEVGLGGRLDAVNIVDADVAVITSIDIDHKDWLGETRERIGVEKAGIFRPGRPAVIGDRRPPLSLLQQADRRQASLQRLGFDFDHCRRDRDWDWWGPEHAWMRLPLPALPGSQQLDNAAMVMAALHALGDRLPVTQDAIVQGLKAVRLPGRYQLLPGPPQVLLDVAHNPQAAGLLAEYLRNQYPGRRIVALFTAMCDKDIEGILDAMRQAVDAWVLLELPDNPRAASGERLVEAFRKVGLPFPLASFRDCSKAIACLEQQVGPEGLIVVFGSFFLVAEFFRSSTNAKVLGGKQWIFA, from the coding sequence ATGCGTTTCGCTTGCCTGAACGACTGGCTGGTTTGGCAGCAATCCTTTCACCCCCGGTCGATCGATTTGGGGCTGGAACGGGTCCGGCGGGTCTTCGAAACGCTGCGCCCCGATTATCGGCCGCCGGTGACGATCACCGTGGGCGGCACCAACGGCAAGGGTTCCTGCGTGGCCATGCTGGAGGCGATTCTGAAGGCGGCGGGGGTGTCGGTGGGCGCCTATACCTCGCCCCACATTCTGGATTACAACGAGCGCATCCGCATCGACGGTCTGCCGGTTTCCGATCAGGCCATCGTCGACGTCTTCGCCCGCATCGACGAAGCTCGCGGCGATATCAGCCTGAGCTTTTTCGAGTTCGCCACCCTGGCGGCGTTGGAGCTTTTCGCCTTGGCGGAAGTTCAGGTGCAGTTGTTGGAAGTGGGGCTGGGGGGCCGCCTGGATGCGGTCAACATCGTCGATGCCGATGTGGCGGTGATCACCAGCATCGATATCGATCACAAGGATTGGCTGGGGGAGACCCGCGAGCGGATCGGGGTGGAAAAGGCGGGTATTTTCCGTCCCGGTCGTCCGGCCGTCATCGGCGACCGCCGTCCGCCCTTGTCCTTACTGCAGCAGGCGGATCGGCGCCAAGCATCGCTCCAGCGTCTGGGGTTCGATTTCGACCATTGCCGGCGCGACCGGGATTGGGATTGGTGGGGGCCGGAGCACGCCTGGATGCGCCTGCCCTTGCCGGCGCTCCCCGGATCTCAACAGTTGGACAATGCGGCCATGGTGATGGCGGCTTTGCACGCCTTGGGCGATCGCCTTCCGGTGACGCAGGATGCGATCGTGCAGGGATTGAAAGCGGTCCGCCTGCCGGGGCGTTATCAACTCCTGCCCGGTCCGCCGCAGGTATTGTTGGATGTGGCCCATAACCCCCAGGCCGCCGGGCTGCTTGCCGAATACTTGCGGAATCAGTATCCAGGGCGTCGCATCGTGGCATTGTTCACCGCCATGTGCGACAAGGACATCGAAGGGATTTTGGATGCCATGCGTCAGGCGGTGGATGCCTGGGTATTGCTGGAGTTGCCCGACAATCCTCGCGCCGCTTCCGGGGAACGGCTGGTCGAGGCTTTCCGGAAAGTGGGCTTGCCCTTTCCTCTGGCGTCTTTCCGGGATTGCTCGAAGGCGATCGC
- a CDS encoding L-threonylcarbamoyladenylate synthase, which translates to MAQYFQIHPETPQPRLIRRAVDILREGGVIVYPTDSSYALACRVDDKRALARIRRIRQLGEKHNFTLICRDLSHVSQFVRLSNEAHRLIKALTSGPYTFVLRATREVPRRLQHPSRKTVGIRVPDHPIAQALLAELDEPLFTTTLIPPGEEHALEDPEEIRQHLEKQVELVIDAGIVPYEPTTVIIMTDDLPEIVRYGKGRDKLEALLG; encoded by the coding sequence ATGGCGCAGTATTTTCAGATTCATCCCGAAACCCCCCAGCCGCGCTTGATTCGGCGGGCGGTGGACATCCTCCGGGAGGGAGGCGTGATCGTCTATCCCACCGATTCCTCCTATGCTCTGGCCTGTCGGGTCGACGACAAGCGGGCCCTGGCGCGGATTCGGCGGATCCGTCAATTGGGGGAGAAGCACAATTTCACGCTCATATGCCGGGACCTGTCCCACGTATCCCAGTTCGTGCGTCTGAGCAATGAAGCGCACCGTTTGATCAAGGCTTTGACCTCGGGGCCCTATACTTTCGTGCTCAGGGCCACCCGCGAAGTGCCCCGGCGCCTGCAGCATCCCAGCCGCAAGACGGTGGGCATCCGCGTGCCCGATCATCCTATCGCCCAGGCCCTGCTGGCCGAATTGGACGAGCCCTTGTTCACGACTACCTTGATCCCGCCCGGAGAGGAACACGCCCTGGAAGATCCGGAGGAGATCCGCCAGCACCTGGAAAAGCAGGTGGAGTTGGTGATCGATGCCGGGATCGTGCCTTATGAACCCACCACTGTCATCATTATGACCGACGACCTGCCGGAAATTGTCCGTTACGGCAAGGGCCGGGACAAATTGGAAGCCTTGTTGGGATAG
- the trpA gene encoding tryptophan synthase subunit alpha, giving the protein MSRIQTTFENLKREKRKALIPFITAGDPRPEFTVPMLHAMAAAGADILELGVPFSDPMADGPVIQRASERALTHHVSLHQVLDMVAEFRRRDIQTPIVLMGYLNPLERMGYRAFAEAARKAGVDGVLTVDLPPEEAEAEMLPLLYEAGIDPIFLLAPTSTRGRIEKADAAGRGYLYYVSLKGVTGAGHLDLEEVARKVEEIRAAARLPIGVGFGVKNAETAAKMAQLADAVVVGSALVQKVEENSGDPERIETAIVALLKEMRAAMDKEARAA; this is encoded by the coding sequence GTGAGCCGGATTCAGACTACCTTTGAAAATTTGAAGCGGGAAAAGCGTAAGGCTTTGATTCCTTTTATCACCGCCGGCGATCCCCGGCCCGAATTCACGGTGCCGATGCTGCACGCCATGGCGGCGGCGGGCGCCGACATTCTGGAATTGGGGGTGCCGTTCTCCGACCCGATGGCCGACGGCCCGGTGATCCAACGCGCCAGCGAGCGGGCCCTGACCCATCACGTCAGCCTGCATCAGGTATTGGACATGGTGGCCGAATTCCGCCGCCGGGACATCCAAACCCCGATCGTTCTGATGGGCTATCTCAATCCCCTCGAGCGCATGGGCTATCGGGCGTTCGCCGAGGCCGCCCGCAAGGCGGGCGTGGACGGGGTGTTGACGGTGGATCTGCCGCCGGAGGAAGCCGAGGCCGAAATGCTGCCTTTACTGTACGAAGCCGGCATCGACCCGATCTTTCTGCTCGCCCCCACCAGCACCCGCGGGCGAATCGAGAAGGCCGACGCCGCGGGACGCGGCTATCTTTACTACGTGTCCCTCAAGGGCGTGACCGGGGCCGGCCATCTGGATCTGGAAGAGGTGGCGCGCAAAGTGGAAGAAATTCGCGCCGCGGCCCGCTTGCCCATCGGGGTGGGATTCGGAGTCAAGAATGCCGAAACCGCCGCCAAAATGGCCCAGTTGGCGGATGCCGTGGTGGTGGGAAGCGCGCTGGTCCAGAAAGTGGAGGAAAACTCGGGGGATCCGGAGCGGATCGAAACCGCCATCGTGGCGCTGCTCAAGGAGATGCGTGCGGCGATGGATAAAGAGGCGAGGGCGGCATGA
- the rluB gene encoding 23S rRNA pseudouridine(2605) synthase RluB — translation MKKNRPTPRPRRRTHTPESPADENLPDGERLHKVLAHAGLGSRRRIEEWIRQGQVRINGRLARLGERWHAGDRIQLKGRPVNLSKRLGGVVRVLVYHKPVGEVVTRRDPEGRPTVFKRLPKLTKGRWVNVGRLDINTEGLLLFTNRGELANRLMHPSRALEREYAVRVYGKVDDAVLSRLQREVNLDDGPARFESIEPAGGEGANRWYKVVLTEGRNRIVRRLWESAGVTVSRLIRIRYGSIVLPEGLASGRLHELSRAEVKQLSRGDRPVAPTL, via the coding sequence ATGAAGAAGAACAGACCGACGCCCCGGCCTCGACGCCGGACGCACACACCTGAATCCCCCGCCGACGAGAATTTGCCGGACGGCGAGCGCCTGCACAAGGTGCTCGCCCACGCCGGCTTGGGCTCGCGCCGCCGGATCGAGGAATGGATCCGCCAGGGTCAGGTACGGATCAACGGCCGACTCGCCCGCTTGGGCGAGCGTTGGCACGCGGGCGACCGGATTCAGCTCAAGGGCCGCCCGGTCAATCTGAGCAAACGTTTGGGCGGGGTGGTCCGGGTGCTGGTTTATCACAAGCCGGTGGGCGAGGTGGTCACCCGGCGCGATCCGGAAGGGCGCCCCACCGTCTTCAAGCGGTTGCCGAAGTTGACCAAGGGGCGCTGGGTCAACGTGGGCCGCCTGGACATCAACACCGAAGGCTTGCTGCTGTTCACCAATCGGGGTGAACTGGCCAACCGGCTCATGCATCCCTCCCGGGCATTGGAACGCGAATACGCGGTGCGGGTTTACGGCAAGGTCGACGATGCCGTCCTCAGCCGCTTGCAGCGGGAAGTGAACTTGGACGACGGCCCGGCCCGCTTCGAATCCATCGAACCCGCCGGCGGGGAAGGCGCCAACCGCTGGTACAAGGTGGTTTTGACAGAAGGGCGCAACCGTATCGTGCGGCGCCTGTGGGAATCGGCGGGCGTGACCGTGAGCCGTTTGATTCGCATTCGTTACGGGTCGATCGTGTTGCCGGAGGGGTTGGCGTCGGGGCGTCTCCACGAGCTGAGCCGGGCCGAGGTCAAGCAACTTAGTAGGGGCGACCGGCCGGTCGCCCCTACTCTATAA
- the truA gene encoding tRNA pseudouridine(38-40) synthase TruA produces the protein MRIALKIEYDGSHYAGWQYQTHSPSVQAVVETGLGKIAAHPVRIIASGRTDSGVHALEQVVHFDTRAERPRRAWVQGTNTHLPTDVRVLWASPVAPVFHARTQAVARWYRYRIFNRSVASALLRGRVTWWYHPLDVERMREGAAYLLGEHDFSSFRGPYCQSKSPFRRVYLLDVIRAGEEIWVDIIANAFLHNMVRNIVGVLMAIGSGKRPPAWAREVLWARDRSSGGVTAPPDGLYLAGVWYPEQFGLPRPPIFDRLPQDLKRVDGNA, from the coding sequence ATGCGGATTGCGCTGAAAATCGAATACGACGGTAGTCACTATGCTGGCTGGCAATATCAAACCCACAGTCCTTCCGTCCAAGCTGTGGTCGAGACTGGGCTGGGTAAGATCGCCGCCCATCCGGTGCGGATCATCGCCTCCGGCCGGACCGATTCCGGCGTTCACGCGCTGGAACAGGTGGTCCATTTCGATACCCGCGCCGAGCGTCCCCGGCGGGCTTGGGTCCAGGGAACCAATACCCATCTGCCGACGGACGTGCGCGTCCTTTGGGCCAGCCCGGTGGCGCCGGTTTTCCATGCCCGCACCCAGGCCGTCGCGCGTTGGTACCGCTACCGGATCTTCAACCGCTCGGTGGCGTCCGCCTTGCTGCGCGGCCGGGTCACCTGGTGGTATCATCCCCTGGATGTGGAAAGGATGCGGGAGGGTGCGGCCTATTTGTTGGGCGAGCACGATTTTTCCTCGTTTCGGGGGCCCTACTGCCAATCCAAAAGCCCGTTTCGGCGGGTTTATCTCCTCGATGTGATTCGGGCGGGAGAGGAGATCTGGGTCGACATCATCGCCAACGCCTTTCTGCACAATATGGTTCGCAACATCGTCGGCGTCCTGATGGCCATCGGCAGCGGTAAACGGCCTCCCGCCTGGGCCCGAGAGGTGCTTTGGGCCCGCGATCGCAGTTCGGGAGGGGTGACCGCGCCGCCGGACGGGCTTTATCTGGCCGGAGTTTGGTATCCTGAGCAGTTCGGTCTCCCGCGGCCGCCGATTTTTGATCGTTTGCCGCAGGATTTGAAACGGGTGGACGGCAACGCTTAG
- the scpB gene encoding SMC-Scp complex subunit ScpB, with protein sequence MTLKRIVEALLLASPEPLDTAQLLSLLADEGVEKAELEAVLAELAADYAERALELTRVAGGWRFQVRREMGPWVERLFPEKVGRYSRALLETLAIIAYRQPVTRGDIEAVRGVAVSANILRTLESREWIRVVGHKEVPGRPSLFATTGRFLDDFNLQHLHQLPPLPVDEEEQTDAPASTPDAHT encoded by the coding sequence ATGACTTTAAAGCGAATCGTCGAGGCGCTGCTGCTGGCTTCTCCCGAACCTTTGGATACCGCCCAGCTGCTTTCGCTGTTGGCGGACGAGGGGGTTGAAAAGGCGGAGCTGGAGGCGGTGCTGGCCGAATTGGCCGCCGATTACGCCGAACGCGCCTTGGAGTTGACGCGCGTGGCGGGGGGATGGCGCTTTCAAGTGCGGCGGGAGATGGGTCCCTGGGTCGAACGCCTGTTTCCGGAGAAAGTCGGGCGTTACTCCCGCGCGCTTCTGGAGACCCTGGCTATCATCGCCTACCGCCAGCCGGTGACCCGGGGCGACATCGAGGCGGTCCGCGGGGTGGCGGTCAGCGCCAATATTCTGCGTACGCTGGAATCGCGGGAATGGATTCGCGTAGTGGGGCACAAGGAAGTTCCCGGCAGGCCCTCCCTATTCGCCACCACCGGCCGTTTCCTGGACGATTTCAATCTGCAACATTTACACCAATTGCCACCTTTGCCAGTCGATGAAGAAGAACAGACCGACGCCCCGGCCTCGACGCCGGACGCACACACCTGA
- the trpB gene encoding tryptophan synthase subunit beta → MMATAPEQIENYPWPDAHGHFGRYGGIFVAETLMYPLEELNRAYQKYIGDPDFLAELDRDLKDYVGRPSPLYHAERWSRELGGAQIYLKREDLNHTGAHKVNNTVGQALLAKRMGKRRVIAETGAGQHGVATATVAARLGMECVVYMGEVDVERQKLNVYRMSLLGAEVRPVASGSKTLKDALNEALRDWVTHVDDTFYIIGTVAGPHPYPAMVRDFQAVIGREAKRQSVEKTGRLPDALVACVGGGSNAIGLFYPFLDHEEVAMYGVEAAGDGIASGHHSAPLCAGRPGVLHGNRTYLMEDDDGQIIETHSISAGLDYPGVGPEHAWLKDSGRADYVSITDEEALEAFHRVTRVEGILPALESSHALAYAMKLAPRMDKDQTIVVNLSGRGDKDIHTVAAREGLEL, encoded by the coding sequence ATGATGGCGACTGCACCTGAACAGATTGAAAACTATCCATGGCCCGATGCCCATGGGCATTTCGGCCGCTATGGCGGGATCTTCGTCGCCGAGACGTTGATGTACCCCCTGGAGGAGCTGAACCGGGCCTATCAAAAATACATCGGCGATCCGGACTTTCTGGCCGAACTGGACCGCGACCTGAAAGATTACGTCGGCCGTCCGTCTCCCCTCTACCACGCCGAGCGCTGGAGCCGGGAGCTGGGCGGGGCTCAGATTTACCTCAAGCGCGAGGATCTCAATCATACCGGCGCCCACAAGGTCAACAACACCGTCGGTCAGGCGCTTTTGGCCAAACGCATGGGCAAGCGCCGGGTCATCGCCGAAACCGGCGCCGGCCAGCACGGGGTGGCGACCGCCACCGTGGCGGCCCGGTTGGGAATGGAGTGCGTGGTCTACATGGGGGAGGTGGACGTGGAGCGCCAGAAGCTCAACGTCTACCGCATGTCCCTGCTCGGCGCCGAGGTGCGCCCGGTGGCTTCCGGCTCCAAGACCCTCAAGGACGCTTTGAACGAGGCCTTGCGCGATTGGGTCACCCATGTGGACGATACCTTCTACATCATCGGAACGGTGGCCGGCCCCCATCCCTATCCGGCGATGGTGCGCGATTTCCAGGCGGTGATCGGGCGCGAGGCCAAGCGCCAGAGCGTGGAAAAGACCGGACGTCTTCCCGATGCCCTGGTGGCCTGCGTGGGTGGCGGCTCCAACGCCATCGGCCTGTTCTATCCTTTCTTGGATCACGAGGAAGTGGCCATGTACGGGGTCGAGGCGGCCGGCGACGGGATCGCCAGCGGTCACCATTCCGCGCCCCTGTGCGCCGGTCGGCCCGGGGTGCTGCACGGCAACCGGACCTATCTGATGGAAGACGACGACGGTCAGATCATCGAAACCCATTCCATCTCCGCCGGCCTCGATTACCCCGGGGTGGGTCCGGAACACGCCTGGCTCAAGGATTCGGGCCGCGCCGATTACGTCAGCATCACCGACGAAGAAGCCCTGGAAGCCTTCCATCGAGTCACCCGGGTCGAAGGTATTCTGCCGGCGCTGGAATCGAGTCACGCACTCGCCTACGCTATGAAGCTGGCCCCCCGGATGGACAAGGATCAAACCATCGTGGTGAACTTGTCGGGACGGGGGGACAAGGATATTCACACCGTCGCCGCACGGGAGGGACTCGAGCTGTGA
- a CDS encoding segregation and condensation protein A: protein MSEIATPLATVLGEPVTELPENLYIPPDALRVILEETFEGPLDLLLYLIRRRNLDIMAVSISQVIEQYLEYIALMEELKIELAAEYLFMAALLAEIKSRLLLPRQESDEAEEEDPRAELVRRLKEYEKFQQAARDLDALPRMARDIHPVNVEPHLPPRPPSYPPVSLEDLAEAFHRVLVRAEQLKSHTIEREALSVRERMGGVLDRLRADRELAFENLFDPAEGRAGMVVTFLALLELCREGLVEILQGEPLAPLTVKTR, encoded by the coding sequence ATGAGCGAGATAGCGACTCCGCTGGCCACGGTTCTCGGCGAGCCGGTCACGGAACTTCCCGAGAATCTCTATATCCCGCCCGACGCGCTGCGCGTGATTCTGGAGGAAACCTTCGAAGGGCCGCTGGACCTTTTGCTCTATTTGATCCGGCGCCGAAATTTGGACATCATGGCCGTCTCCATCAGTCAGGTGATCGAGCAATATCTGGAATACATCGCCCTGATGGAGGAACTCAAAATCGAATTGGCCGCCGAATATTTGTTCATGGCGGCGCTATTGGCGGAAATCAAGTCGCGCCTCCTTCTCCCGCGGCAAGAATCGGACGAGGCCGAGGAGGAAGATCCCCGCGCCGAACTGGTGCGCCGGCTCAAGGAATACGAGAAATTCCAGCAGGCCGCCCGGGATTTGGATGCGTTGCCCCGGATGGCACGGGATATTCACCCGGTTAACGTGGAACCCCATCTCCCCCCGCGGCCGCCAAGCTATCCCCCGGTTTCCCTGGAGGATTTGGCCGAAGCGTTCCATCGGGTCCTGGTTCGGGCCGAGCAACTGAAAAGTCATACCATCGAGCGTGAAGCGCTGTCGGTGCGCGAGCGGATGGGAGGCGTCCTGGACCGGCTCCGCGCCGATCGGGAATTGGCGTTCGAAAACTTGTTCGATCCCGCCGAGGGGCGCGCCGGCATGGTGGTGACTTTCCTCGCCTTGCTGGAGTTGTGCCGGGAGGGATTGGTGGAAATTCTCCAAGGCGAACCTCTGGCTCCGCTCACAGTCAAAACGCGATGA